One Elusimicrobiota bacterium genomic region harbors:
- the hisH gene encoding imidazole glycerol phosphate synthase subunit HisH: protein MVIVDAGMGNVGSIANMIKRSGHQAEVSANPEVIGKASRLILPGVGAFDAGVHALRSHNLWDVLDRRVREGIPLLGICLGMHLLTEGSEEGVEKGFGWISGRAVRISPVAEKKIPHMGWSEIQKLRPSPLFDETDPSPRFYFVHSFHVVCDREEDIVATVPYGEEVTAVLHRDHIFGTQFHPEKSHRFGVAVFKRFIEFKA, encoded by the coding sequence ATCGTTATTGTTGACGCGGGCATGGGGAACGTTGGGTCGATTGCCAATATGATCAAGCGATCGGGGCATCAGGCAGAGGTTTCAGCGAACCCCGAGGTGATCGGCAAAGCCTCGCGTTTGATCTTGCCGGGAGTCGGGGCCTTTGATGCGGGTGTTCACGCTCTCCGTTCTCATAATTTGTGGGACGTTTTGGACCGGCGGGTCAGGGAAGGAATCCCTTTGTTGGGGATTTGTTTGGGGATGCATCTTTTAACGGAAGGGAGCGAGGAGGGGGTGGAAAAGGGATTCGGATGGATATCCGGACGAGCGGTGCGCATTTCTCCGGTGGCCGAAAAAAAAATTCCGCATATGGGATGGTCCGAAATTCAAAAGCTCCGACCTTCGCCGTTGTTTGATGAAACGGATCCATCACCCCGATTCTATTTCGTGCATTCATTCCATGTGGTTTGTGATCGGGAAGAGGATATAGTGGCCACCGTTCCTTACGGGGAAGAAGTTACCGCAGTTCTTCATCGTGACCATATATTTGGGACTCAATTCCACCCTGAAAAAAGTCACCGATTTGGTGTGGCTGTCTTTAAGAGATTTATAGAGTTTAAAGCATGA
- the hisF gene encoding imidazole glycerol phosphate synthase subunit HisF has translation MTLPRIIPCLLLQKGRLVKTRCFENPIYVGDPINTVRIFNEKEVDELFLIDVSATAQARHPDFDLLSKISREAFMPLGYGGGISNVQEIQRLLSLGFEKVIINNAALNNLEIIRAAAERCGSQSVVVSIDVKKDFWGRPRLYNHVKRKFNNRSPTAYAVQAVEAGGGEILLTSVDREGTMEGFDCESIRDVSKSISVPVVASGGAGSLDHFGEAIRCGASGVAAGSFFVFHGPHRAVLITYPSRDEISQALSSQREKST, from the coding sequence ATGACGTTACCAAGGATCATCCCTTGCTTATTGCTCCAGAAAGGGCGTTTAGTCAAAACACGGTGTTTTGAAAACCCCATTTACGTTGGAGACCCCATTAATACCGTTCGCATCTTCAATGAGAAAGAGGTCGATGAACTCTTTTTGATCGACGTTTCTGCCACGGCGCAGGCCAGGCATCCTGATTTTGATCTACTTTCAAAAATTTCACGAGAGGCTTTCATGCCCCTCGGATATGGGGGAGGGATTTCGAACGTTCAGGAGATTCAGCGTCTCTTGAGCCTGGGGTTTGAAAAAGTGATCATTAACAATGCCGCCTTGAATAATCTGGAGATCATACGTGCTGCGGCAGAACGGTGCGGTTCCCAAAGCGTTGTGGTTTCCATCGATGTAAAAAAAGATTTTTGGGGACGTCCGAGACTCTACAATCATGTAAAAAGAAAATTCAATAACCGGTCGCCGACGGCGTATGCGGTTCAGGCCGTCGAAGCCGGAGGAGGAGAAATTCTGTTAACCTCAGTCGATCGGGAAGGGACCATGGAAGGGTTTGATTGCGAATCTATTCGTGACGTCTCTAAAAGCATTTCGGTCCCCGTTGTGGCTTCGGGCGGTGCGGGGAGCCTTGATCATTTTGGGGAGGCGATCCGATGCGGGGCCTCCGGGGTCGCCGCGGGAAGCTTCTTCGTCTTCCATGGACCGCATCGTGCTGTGTTGATAACATATCCTTCTCGGGATGAAATATCGCAGGCATTGTCATCCCAAAGGGAAAAATCCACATGA
- a CDS encoding glycosyltransferase family 4 protein produces MKIAYLTNFLTYGGGTRSLFLLLKSLGPMHLEKKVLVSEHPTDSFERVFLKHCGSVELIKNKPLSPGASCVTLCRRRMESPVPLIHSLSLWKPDIVHINGVIYPHLLEEIKKQLQCAVIVHVREHRKQKGALWGGGASWNFAIKQIYRWADAIIAISDVEAEYFRGHPNLHVIPNPFDFSVIKKPRSGIREEFGIQKKVLLIGVLSDCYRSKGQLDFVEAMGLVAKRFPGMEVLGVMMGSRPLLYFWRYWNRQETGRQFYGRQIRKRISSLGLDKRILFLPHREDIFGVLNDLDVMVRPSRLGDPWGRDVIEAMAFGKPVVATGTSNYYVENEITGYLVPPYREDLLADRIEDLIRDSSKRKSFGERGQEKVWKMCDLQNYGHRIMDLYDNLLRNQGATSW; encoded by the coding sequence ATGAAAATCGCTTACCTCACTAATTTCCTGACCTACGGGGGGGGGACAAGGAGTCTCTTTCTTCTTCTGAAAAGTCTAGGCCCCATGCATTTAGAAAAAAAAGTATTGGTTTCAGAACATCCCACCGACTCATTTGAAAGGGTTTTTCTAAAGCATTGCGGGTCCGTGGAACTTATAAAAAACAAACCCCTTAGTCCGGGAGCAAGTTGTGTGACACTTTGTCGACGTCGTATGGAATCCCCCGTGCCATTGATCCATTCCCTCTCTCTTTGGAAGCCTGATATTGTGCATATTAACGGGGTCATTTATCCACACCTCTTGGAGGAAATTAAAAAACAACTTCAATGCGCTGTTATCGTTCATGTACGAGAACATCGGAAACAAAAGGGAGCTTTATGGGGGGGGGGGGCCAGTTGGAATTTTGCCATTAAACAAATTTATCGATGGGCGGACGCTATTATCGCTATCAGTGATGTGGAAGCCGAATATTTTCGTGGTCACCCAAACCTCCACGTCATCCCGAACCCATTTGATTTTTCAGTTATTAAAAAACCAAGGTCTGGAATCCGGGAAGAGTTCGGAATTCAAAAGAAAGTCCTTTTGATCGGAGTCCTATCCGATTGTTACCGGTCAAAGGGGCAACTTGATTTTGTTGAGGCGATGGGTTTGGTGGCAAAGAGATTCCCTGGGATGGAAGTTTTGGGGGTAATGATGGGGTCTCGTCCACTATTGTATTTTTGGAGATATTGGAACCGCCAGGAAACGGGTCGGCAATTTTACGGGCGCCAAATTCGAAAAAGAATTTCAAGTTTAGGGTTGGACAAGCGGATTCTCTTTCTTCCCCACCGAGAAGATATCTTTGGTGTTTTAAATGATTTGGACGTTATGGTTCGTCCTTCTCGGTTGGGGGATCCGTGGGGGCGGGACGTTATTGAAGCCATGGCTTTTGGAAAACCTGTCGTGGCAACTGGGACCTCGAATTACTATGTTGAAAATGAAATTACAGGGTATTTAGTCCCTCCGTATCGGGAAGATCTCCTGGCCGATCGAATTGAGGATTTGATTCGTGATTCCTCCAAGCGAAAATCTTTTGGAGAAAGGGGTCAGGAGAAAGTTTGGAAAATGTGTGATTTACAGAACTATGGCCATCGAATAATGGATCTCTATGATAACCTTTTAAGAAATCAGGGGGCGACCTCATGGTAG
- a CDS encoding peptidoglycan bridge formation glycyltransferase FemA/FemB family protein produces the protein MIPRHDPTHPQLSNSEWDVAVLGARKLHVFQTSGWAEVKRRMGWRAHRVVVQRDGFRVGIQILERDFPKIGYRFFYAPRGPVMGAGCTAEDLNELFRKVEVLARERKAVFLKIDPDIPRSGLGLPSDPLPVFSDLVGENRGADWITDHLVRNKFRKAPEGGGFSGVQPRLVFRLDISKSEEELLQGMEQKTRYNIRLAEKKGVTIRVAEKVQDKEIFYRILVETARRDGFLIRPLKYFMDMTECLGEAPSPGVGAQIFLAEREGKPIAGALALRAGPMAWYAYGASANTDRQYMPNHLMQWTLIRWAKSRGCSLYDFRAVPSNPKPEDPLYGLYRFKKGFGAQLTEFVGEYDRVYVPWLYRLWVHGWPLFKKIRRKILLRPSSRQGEPD, from the coding sequence ATGATTCCCCGCCACGATCCAACACATCCTCAGTTATCGAACTCTGAGTGGGATGTTGCTGTCCTCGGAGCGAGGAAGCTTCATGTTTTCCAAACGTCGGGATGGGCCGAGGTTAAGCGGCGGATGGGATGGCGTGCCCATCGGGTGGTGGTTCAGCGGGATGGGTTTCGGGTGGGGATTCAAATTCTGGAAAGGGACTTTCCTAAAATCGGGTATCGTTTTTTTTATGCGCCGCGGGGGCCCGTCATGGGGGCGGGGTGTACGGCGGAGGATTTGAACGAACTTTTTCGGAAGGTGGAGGTTTTGGCGCGGGAGCGGAAGGCTGTCTTTTTGAAAATCGATCCGGACATCCCTCGGTCGGGCCTGGGCTTGCCTTCGGATCCCCTGCCTGTTTTCTCCGATTTGGTTGGAGAAAACAGAGGGGCGGACTGGATCACGGACCACCTTGTGCGAAACAAATTTCGTAAAGCCCCTGAGGGGGGTGGGTTTTCTGGTGTTCAGCCGCGCCTTGTTTTTCGATTGGACATTTCCAAGAGTGAAGAAGAACTTCTCCAAGGTATGGAACAAAAGACCCGGTACAATATTCGTCTGGCCGAAAAAAAAGGTGTGACGATTCGTGTCGCGGAGAAAGTTCAGGATAAGGAGATCTTCTACCGAATCCTTGTGGAAACCGCCCGCCGGGACGGATTTCTCATTCGACCCTTAAAATATTTTATGGACATGACGGAATGTTTGGGGGAGGCCCCATCTCCTGGGGTGGGAGCGCAAATATTTTTAGCGGAAAGAGAGGGGAAGCCCATCGCCGGGGCCCTGGCGTTAAGAGCCGGTCCCATGGCGTGGTACGCTTACGGGGCCAGTGCGAACACCGACCGCCAATACATGCCCAACCATCTCATGCAATGGACCCTGATCCGTTGGGCCAAATCTCGGGGATGTTCTCTCTATGATTTCCGCGCTGTCCCATCAAACCCAAAACCGGAAGACCCCCTTTACGGTCTCTACCGATTTAAAAAAGGGTTTGGGGCACAGCTCACCGAGTTTGTGGGGGAATACGATCGAGTCTATGTCCCCTGGTTGTATCGTTTGTGGGTTCACGGGTGGCCCCTCTTTAAAAAGATCCGACGAAAAATCTTGCTTCGCCCTTCCTCTCGCCAGGGAGAGCCGGATTAA
- the alr gene encoding alanine racemase, which produces MGRDKNPPLPRWVEVDLRAVAHNVRAVRKELGPSIHFTAVVKSDGYGHGAAAIGRVALQNGADDLAVTYLDEALGLREAGLTAPLLVMGPVDPRDAKCVAEEKLSVMVDNRQMLTALGRTGCPVNIHLELEMGMHRWGISPGDLVDLAQRVRAAPNLRLEGIFAHVGYMAGKNDREVVARIKDGLATIRRARLSRIPVHVANSAVLLNFPQFRLNRVRVGNLIYGINPTKQKIDLKNPWRARSFLMRVAKISAGERVGYGGTFISSKKMVVGTVPVGYAHGLTLEPVTHLVRRDTPPTFWGWVDGVKCPLVGRVGMNHALFDLSSVPSPRQGMFIDVPLRRTAAALWPKIHLS; this is translated from the coding sequence ATGGGACGGGATAAAAATCCTCCTCTTCCCCGGTGGGTGGAGGTTGATTTAAGAGCCGTGGCTCACAACGTCCGCGCGGTTCGAAAGGAGCTGGGGCCCTCCATCCATTTTACGGCGGTGGTGAAATCCGATGGGTATGGGCATGGCGCCGCGGCCATTGGGCGTGTCGCCTTGCAAAATGGGGCCGATGATCTCGCCGTCACCTATTTGGACGAGGCGTTGGGTCTTCGAGAAGCGGGTCTCACAGCGCCCCTCCTGGTTATGGGTCCGGTGGATCCCAGGGATGCCAAGTGTGTTGCCGAGGAGAAACTTTCGGTCATGGTCGACAATCGCCAAATGTTGACCGCTCTGGGCCGAACGGGTTGTCCGGTGAACATTCACCTGGAACTGGAAATGGGAATGCACCGATGGGGAATTTCCCCAGGAGACCTCGTGGATTTAGCCCAGCGGGTCCGCGCGGCGCCGAATCTCCGTTTGGAAGGGATTTTTGCCCACGTCGGTTATATGGCGGGCAAAAACGATCGTGAGGTGGTTGCGCGGATCAAGGACGGTTTGGCGACAATCCGACGCGCCCGGTTGTCCCGGATTCCCGTCCATGTGGCCAACAGCGCGGTGCTTCTTAATTTCCCGCAGTTTCGTCTGAACCGGGTGCGCGTGGGCAATTTGATTTATGGGATCAATCCCACGAAACAAAAAATTGACCTTAAAAATCCCTGGCGGGCGAGATCTTTTCTTATGCGCGTGGCGAAAATTTCGGCGGGGGAACGCGTGGGTTATGGGGGAACATTTATATCCTCTAAAAAGATGGTCGTTGGAACAGTTCCTGTGGGATACGCCCACGGGTTGACCCTGGAACCCGTAACCCACCTGGTCCGCCGGGACACGCCCCCCACTTTTTGGGGATGGGTTGATGGCGTCAAATGCCCACTGGTCGGTCGGGTGGGAATGAACCACGCCTTGTTTGACCTTTCCTCTGTCCCCTCCCCGCGACAAGGGATGTTTATTGACGTTCCTCTTCGGCGGACGGCCGCCGCACTCTGGCCGAAAATACACCTATCTTAA
- a CDS encoding glycerate kinase, with the protein MRVLVAPNAFKGSLSSREAARVMARAVHRAGASPFIVPLADGGDGTLDILRKPLQLIHRRAKTVDPLGRPLTVQWGYNSGVRLAVIEMARASGLALLEERERRPLQTSSYGTGVLIRAALQSGAHTILIGLGGSATVDGGAGILQALGAHFFLKKKGKVILLERPVVGKDLITLHEVDVRPLLNVFRGVRLRVLCDVVNPLLGSRGAARAFGPQKGATPAEVRSLERGLMNLSILINLSNRTRSPLMGAAGGAAAGLHRCAQGTLEQGVKTIFRLTELERKLKRSHMVLTGEGQVDRTSWEGKPLGELARLCHRHKKPLIVFTGRVGRGGRRRGVKIICLGRRETSLDLKIRRAGAFLEEAIENFLKKMRK; encoded by the coding sequence ATGCGGGTCCTGGTGGCTCCCAATGCGTTCAAAGGGTCCCTTTCTTCCCGAGAGGCAGCACGTGTTATGGCGAGGGCTGTCCATCGGGCGGGGGCAAGCCCATTCATCGTTCCCCTGGCCGATGGGGGGGACGGGACGTTGGATATTTTACGAAAACCCCTTCAGCTTATACACCGTCGGGCCAAGACCGTCGATCCGCTCGGTCGTCCGTTGACCGTTCAATGGGGATACAATTCGGGCGTTCGTCTTGCTGTCATTGAAATGGCGCGAGCTTCTGGCTTGGCTTTGTTGGAAGAGAGGGAGCGCCGTCCTCTCCAAACAAGCAGTTATGGAACGGGGGTTTTGATCCGGGCGGCCCTACAGTCGGGAGCCCATACGATTTTGATTGGTCTTGGAGGGAGCGCGACGGTTGATGGTGGAGCGGGGATCCTCCAAGCCCTCGGGGCCCATTTCTTTTTGAAGAAGAAGGGGAAGGTCATTCTTCTCGAACGTCCTGTGGTGGGGAAGGATTTAATAACTCTCCATGAGGTTGATGTGCGACCGCTCCTGAATGTTTTCCGGGGTGTCCGTCTCCGCGTTTTGTGTGATGTGGTCAATCCGTTGTTGGGATCTCGGGGAGCGGCGCGGGCGTTCGGTCCTCAAAAGGGAGCCACTCCCGCGGAGGTCCGCTCCCTTGAGCGCGGGTTAATGAACCTTTCAATATTAATTAACCTGTCGAACAGAACAAGATCTCCCCTGATGGGCGCGGCGGGAGGGGCCGCGGCGGGGTTGCATCGATGCGCCCAAGGAACTCTTGAACAGGGAGTGAAGACAATTTTTCGTCTCACGGAATTGGAGAGAAAACTCAAAAGATCCCATATGGTTTTGACGGGAGAAGGGCAAGTGGACCGCACGTCTTGGGAAGGGAAACCGTTGGGAGAATTGGCGCGGCTCTGTCATCGCCATAAAAAACCGTTGATCGTTTTCACAGGGCGAGTCGGCAGGGGGGGCCGGCGACGTGGAGTAAAGATTATTTGTCTTGGGCGCAGGGAGACTTCGCTTGATCTCAAAATCCGTCGAGCGGGGGCGTTCCTGGAAGAAGCGATCGAAAACTTTTTAAAAAAAATGAGAAAATAA
- a CDS encoding thioredoxin domain-containing protein has translation MTRSKKKIVVGLTLFAVAWGSVVLGRRAPVLSGDAPSYRQMGSPRARVVLTEYSDLQCPKCGASVPLIKDLLKAYPHDLRVVFHHAPLKQHKWAVLAAQASEAAGLQGKFWEYAELLFAKQTEWSSVVETKPLFLGYAKELDLDMDQFARDFESPYVVEMIQNEKARAESIEIPATPTFIINGRMLVGDTQLAGNGARYIERELGR, from the coding sequence ATGACGCGATCCAAAAAGAAAATAGTCGTGGGTTTGACTCTCTTCGCCGTGGCTTGGGGATCTGTGGTTTTGGGTCGTCGTGCACCGGTTTTGTCGGGAGACGCGCCGTCCTACCGGCAGATGGGGTCCCCCCGAGCCCGAGTTGTTTTGACGGAATATTCCGACCTTCAGTGTCCCAAGTGCGGTGCCTCGGTTCCCCTCATCAAAGATCTTCTCAAAGCCTATCCACATGATCTCCGTGTGGTGTTCCATCACGCGCCCCTCAAACAACACAAATGGGCAGTTCTCGCGGCTCAGGCATCGGAAGCCGCGGGCTTGCAGGGAAAGTTTTGGGAATACGCGGAGTTGCTTTTTGCCAAGCAGACCGAATGGTCCTCTGTTGTGGAAACGAAGCCTTTGTTTTTGGGGTATGCGAAAGAGCTTGATTTGGACATGGATCAATTTGCCCGAGACTTCGAAAGTCCTTACGTGGTTGAAATGATCCAAAATGAAAAGGCGCGAGCGGAGTCTATTGAAATCCCCGCCACTCCCACCTTTATCATCAATGGCCGAATGCTTGTGGGCGATACCCAATTGGCGGGTAACGGGGCCCGTTATATCGAGAGGGAGTTGGGGCGATGA
- a CDS encoding DegT/DnrJ/EryC1/StrS family aminotransferase, translating to MDRTILEPIPFHNLAPVHEPLEAAAVDVFRHVYRKNDFILGEDVRHFEEEFSHLVGASYGVGMSSGTAALELALRALGVGPGDEVITTPFSFFATAAAIVYVGARPIFVDIDPKTLNMNPLFLERALTSKTKAILPVHLFGHPANMTAINDIALARKIPVVEDACQAHGARWHGRPVGALGQIGCFSFYPTKNLGGFGDGGMAVTNDGSLVERLRRLRNCGRREQYEHLELGYNERLDNLQAALLRMKLPHLKMWTEDRQRLAALYRRELAECSVSPLSVLSGADPVYHLFTVRTSRRDALREYLGAQGIQTGIFYPTPLHLQPAFASLGGKTGDCPEAERASTECLSLPLYPGLSEKNVQRVAAAVHAFAKG from the coding sequence ATGGATCGCACGATCCTAGAACCCATCCCGTTCCATAACTTGGCACCCGTCCACGAACCTCTGGAAGCCGCCGCGGTGGATGTCTTCCGCCATGTGTATCGAAAAAACGATTTCATCCTTGGTGAGGACGTTCGTCATTTCGAAGAGGAGTTCTCCCACCTGGTGGGGGCCAGCTACGGGGTGGGGATGTCTTCCGGGACCGCGGCATTGGAACTGGCCCTCCGGGCCCTCGGGGTGGGGCCCGGGGACGAAGTCATTACCACCCCGTTCAGCTTTTTTGCCACGGCGGCCGCGATCGTTTACGTGGGGGCCCGCCCTATTTTTGTGGATATCGATCCCAAAACGCTTAACATGAACCCTCTCTTCCTGGAGAGAGCCTTGACCTCAAAGACGAAAGCCATCCTCCCTGTCCATCTTTTTGGACACCCGGCGAATATGACAGCGATCAATGATATTGCTCTTGCGCGAAAAATTCCCGTGGTGGAGGACGCCTGCCAAGCGCACGGGGCGCGGTGGCATGGGCGGCCGGTGGGGGCTCTGGGGCAGATCGGGTGTTTCAGCTTTTATCCCACCAAAAATTTGGGTGGGTTTGGCGATGGGGGGATGGCGGTTACCAATGATGGAAGCCTGGTGGAACGGCTCCGGCGACTTCGAAATTGTGGTCGACGGGAACAATATGAACATTTGGAATTGGGATACAACGAACGGCTGGACAATCTTCAGGCGGCACTCCTTCGCATGAAACTGCCTCACTTGAAAATGTGGACCGAAGATCGCCAGAGACTGGCGGCTTTGTACCGTCGGGAATTGGCGGAGTGTTCCGTTTCTCCGTTGTCGGTCCTCTCGGGCGCGGATCCCGTATACCACCTTTTTACCGTTAGAACTTCTCGCCGTGATGCCCTGCGGGAATACCTGGGCGCGCAAGGTATCCAAACGGGGATCTTTTATCCAACACCGCTCCATCTCCAGCCGGCTTTTGCCTCTTTGGGTGGAAAAACCGGCGATTGCCCTGAGGCCGAACGGGCTTCGACCGAGTGTCTTTCGCTTCCTCTTTATCCCGGTCTTTCAGAAAAAAATGTTCAGAGGGTTGCCGCCGCCGTCCACGCGTTCGCTAAGGGATAA
- a CDS encoding M48 family metalloprotease encodes MISLSPHPLKGLALLLGGSLLLSSCFRNPITSKRQAKLISEQAEREIGLETKKAILKEYGEMKDPVLAQYVTNLGKRLAAVSDRPKVDYEFVVLDTDLVNAFAAPGGFIFVTRGLLQEMSNEAELASVLGHEIGHVAGWHSIGMIQRQMGYGALTTLGAIASGIHMGPEAMILVAQTADLFTSLYLLGYSREHELEADRVGVRYMLSAGYDPKAALTFFERLAALEKKEGPDHWESYLRSHPPTDQRIDLAKGFMARSFFFHRKTELNEEIYKDMKARLPKLRPEEVGQTQGKRYALPLFGVALTIPGEWGWEPQGGRALIGFRKTGGEAWGQLRRESLEAPVTAEEFAKNFAKEHQWKFLQGRQVLYPSGYGFLGQFFGPGVLGGAYVYRGLFLVRDGMGWALLCAATPTRTFEYLVPFEQILRSFELR; translated from the coding sequence GTGATCAGTCTCTCCCCCCATCCGCTTAAGGGGCTTGCCCTCCTGCTGGGCGGGTCCTTGCTCCTCTCCAGTTGTTTCCGAAACCCGATTACCTCCAAGCGACAAGCCAAACTTATTTCTGAACAAGCGGAACGGGAAATCGGTTTGGAAACGAAAAAAGCCATTCTTAAAGAATACGGGGAAATGAAAGATCCCGTTCTGGCTCAATACGTGACGAATTTAGGAAAACGGCTCGCCGCGGTGAGCGACCGACCCAAGGTCGACTATGAATTTGTTGTGTTGGACACGGACCTCGTGAACGCTTTTGCGGCACCGGGCGGATTTATTTTTGTCACGCGGGGACTTCTACAGGAAATGTCGAACGAGGCTGAGCTGGCTTCCGTCTTGGGCCATGAAATAGGTCACGTGGCCGGCTGGCATTCGATCGGCATGATCCAACGTCAAATGGGGTATGGAGCGTTAACAACGTTGGGGGCCATTGCCAGCGGAATTCATATGGGACCCGAGGCCATGATTTTGGTGGCGCAGACCGCGGATCTGTTCACGAGCCTCTATTTGTTGGGGTACAGTCGGGAACATGAGTTGGAAGCCGATCGTGTGGGCGTCCGTTATATGCTTTCGGCGGGATATGATCCAAAGGCCGCGCTCACTTTTTTTGAACGTCTCGCCGCTCTCGAAAAAAAAGAAGGGCCCGATCATTGGGAATCCTACCTTCGCTCGCATCCACCGACCGATCAACGTATTGATCTGGCCAAGGGATTCATGGCGCGCTCCTTCTTTTTCCATCGTAAAACAGAATTGAATGAAGAAATCTATAAGGACATGAAGGCAAGACTTCCCAAACTCCGACCAGAAGAGGTGGGTCAAACCCAAGGGAAACGTTACGCGTTGCCTCTGTTCGGGGTTGCTTTAACCATTCCAGGGGAATGGGGATGGGAGCCTCAAGGGGGCCGAGCGTTAATCGGGTTCCGAAAAACGGGAGGAGAGGCTTGGGGCCAGCTTCGAAGGGAATCGTTAGAGGCACCCGTGACAGCAGAAGAATTTGCCAAGAATTTTGCAAAAGAGCATCAATGGAAATTTCTCCAAGGAAGACAGGTTCTTTATCCGTCAGGTTACGGGTTCCTTGGCCAATTCTTTGGGCCCGGGGTGTTAGGAGGGGCATATGTTTACCGAGGTTTGTTTCTTGTTCGCGACGGGATGGGGTGGGCCCTTCTTTGTGCCGCCACCCCCACCCGCACGTTTGAATACCTGGTCCCTTTTGAACAAATTTTGCGTTCATTCGAATTAAGGTAG
- a CDS encoding addiction module protein: MRGAALKLQKQVEALPDVEKLHLVNTILSELDKPDPAIDKIWMGEAQRRWNAYKRGKLKAIPYQEVMKRFKAK, encoded by the coding sequence ATGCGTGGAGCGGCTTTAAAACTTCAAAAACAAGTTGAAGCCTTGCCCGACGTGGAGAAGCTCCATCTGGTGAACACCATCCTTTCCGAATTGGATAAACCGGACCCAGCGATCGATAAAATTTGGATGGGAGAGGCCCAACGGCGGTGGAACGCTTACAAGAGAGGAAAACTCAAAGCCATTCCCTATCAAGAGGTGATGAAAAGATTTAAGGCTAAATGA
- a CDS encoding 5'-methylthioadenosine/adenosylhomocysteine nucleosidase, which yields MTKVVRGLLLVFLSGTVLPAVLSSSPGNSPPEPTVTGILGAFAEETRVLKVATADKDVRTISGIEFVSGKLEGRRVVIAGTGVGKVNAAVVAALLLAHFHPNEVIFTGIAGAVDKALRPGDIVIGEKLAQHDLGHVGPRGFRAESVENPIDRRRNPLFFPSDPALVGLARRAASELVLEEVDAKVGRRTPKVLTGIIVTGDVFVASRRTKAFLKKEFDADAVEMEGAAVAQVCFQQKVPFLVLRSMSDSADENAGLDIGRFYQKAAANSAALTRSLLRQLAKRDGAQTMERLEGQ from the coding sequence ATGACGAAAGTGGTTCGCGGCCTGCTTTTGGTGTTCCTTTCAGGGACCGTCCTCCCAGCCGTTCTTTCGTCATCTCCCGGCAATTCTCCCCCCGAACCCACTGTGACTGGGATCCTCGGGGCCTTCGCCGAGGAAACCCGGGTGTTGAAAGTCGCCACGGCAGACAAAGATGTCCGCACCATTTCGGGCATCGAATTTGTTTCTGGAAAATTGGAAGGGCGCCGCGTGGTCATTGCCGGGACCGGCGTTGGGAAGGTTAACGCGGCCGTTGTTGCCGCGTTGCTTCTGGCCCATTTCCACCCCAACGAGGTCATTTTTACCGGAATCGCCGGCGCGGTCGACAAGGCTCTCCGGCCGGGGGACATTGTGATCGGAGAGAAACTTGCGCAGCACGATCTCGGGCATGTCGGCCCGAGGGGCTTTCGTGCCGAATCCGTTGAAAATCCAATCGACCGACGGCGTAACCCGTTATTTTTTCCATCGGATCCCGCCCTGGTCGGACTTGCGCGTCGGGCGGCATCGGAGCTTGTTTTGGAAGAAGTTGACGCAAAAGTGGGTCGGCGGACGCCCAAGGTTTTAACGGGAATTATTGTTACCGGAGATGTGTTCGTCGCTTCGCGAAGGACGAAGGCTTTTCTCAAAAAAGAGTTCGATGCCGACGCCGTAGAAATGGAGGGGGCAGCTGTGGCACAGGTCTGTTTCCAGCAAAAGGTTCCTTTCCTTGTTCTCCGTAGCATGAGTGACTCCGCCGATGAAAATGCGGGGCTGGACATCGGGCGGTTCTATCAGAAAGCCGCAGCGAACTCGGCTGCTCTGACCCGTTCGCTGCTTCGCCAACTGGCCAAACGGGATGGCGCGCAAACCATGGAGAGACTTGAAGGCCAGTGA
- a CDS encoding type II toxin-antitoxin system RelE/ParE family toxin, with protein MSFARSARKELKDLDRSFQRRIIDKIEGLGHQPRPSGCVKLTGQNRLWRIRIGDYRIVYEIDDDHRQIDVIVIRHRRDVYRQF; from the coding sequence ATTAGCTTTGCTCGATCGGCAAGGAAAGAACTGAAAGATTTAGACCGAAGTTTTCAACGGCGTATTATCGACAAAATTGAAGGCCTGGGTCATCAACCGAGGCCGAGCGGTTGTGTTAAACTCACCGGACAAAATCGCCTGTGGCGAATTCGCATCGGGGATTATCGCATCGTCTATGAGATTGACGATGATCATCGGCAGATTGACGTGATCGTCATCCGTCATCGTCGGGATGTTTATCGGCAGTTTTGA